The Sulfurospirillum diekertiae genomic sequence AGCTCTTAGTGCGCATTGAGCGTACAAAAAAACTTCACAACATCGATACAAACGAGCGCATCACCCTCACAAACGATCTCTTTTTTGATCCTTCCAATTACGAGATCATCACGCCCGAGACGTCGTATAAACTCCGCAAAAAAGAGGCGCAACTGCTGGAGTATTTTTTAAAACATAAAAACCGTGTGCTAAGTTTTGAAGAGATCATCGAAGAGGTGTGGCGTTTTGAAGAAGTACCGACGTATGCGACGGTGCGTACCTACATCAAAAATCTTCGCAGTTACGGACTTGAAGCATTGATCGAAAATACTAAAGGGGTCGGTTATGTCTTTAAGCCATTATGAAAAACGCTCTCTCCTTCGTTTTTTACTGATCTATCTCATCTCGATTTATACGTTTATTTTCATTCTCGCAGGCATGTTTTACAGTATCGAGAAAAAAAATCTGTATGAAAACCATTCATTAAAGATGAATACCATCGCCTCTTCCGTCTCACACAAAATCATCACAGCGCATATGATGGAAGATGAAAAGTTGGTTCATTGTCTGCATCAAGGCTTTATAGAACAGTGTTTCGATATCGAACAAGGATTTGAAATAGCGCTTTTTGGCGTAGGTCAAAAACCATTACATGTAACGTTTAGCGATGCACCTGATTTTACGAAAAAATTCTATCTCAA encodes the following:
- a CDS encoding response regulator transcription factor, with protein sequence MKILLLEDDPILSEIIEEFLVEHGLHVKLFYDGKTALDAIFEHKFDLLLLDINVPSLNGFELLKEIKNARITTPVIFITSLDQISDVKKGFALGAEDYLKKPFDLEELLVRIERTKKLHNIDTNERITLTNDLFFDPSNYEIITPETSYKLRKKEAQLLEYFLKHKNRVLSFEEIIEEVWRFEEVPTYATVRTYIKNLRSYGLEALIENTKGVGYVFKPL